Proteins co-encoded in one Gossypium arboreum isolate Shixiya-1 chromosome 11, ASM2569848v2, whole genome shotgun sequence genomic window:
- the LOC108473206 gene encoding dirigent protein 22-like, protein MATIFSIYLLFTLYYITFSTFYSTVSGIFCEEISEGIAIKRVEKRSHLHFYFHDVISGKKPSAVKIAGPPNNSAYGFGATMMMDDALTEGPEISSKLVGRAQGMYALAAQEDVSLLMVMNLAFIEGTYNGSSISVVGRNPVFDDVREMPIVGGSGVFRFGRGYALAHTIWFDYNTGDATVEYNVYVAHY, encoded by the coding sequence ATGGCCACTATCTTTTCGATTTACCTTCTCTTCACCCTCTATTACATTACCTTCTCAACCTTCTACAGCACTGTTAGTGGCATCTTTTGTGAGGAAATCAGTGAAGGTATAGCGATAAAGCGTGTAGAAAAAAGATCCCACCTCCACTTTTACTTCCATGATGTCATTAGTGGGAAAAAACCCAGTGCTGTGAAAATTGCAGGGCCACCAAACAACAGCGCCTATGGATTTGGAGCCACCATGATGATGGATGATGCATTGACAGAAGGGCCTGAAATCAGCTCAAAGCTGGTTGGAAGAGCTCAAGGGATGTATGCCCTTGCTGCACAAGAAGATGTTTCATTGCTAATGGTTATGAATTTAGCCTTCATTGAAGGAACTTACAATGGTAGCAGTATCAGTGTTGTTGGGAGGAATCCGGTTTTTGATGATGTGAGGGAAATGCCAATTGTTGGAGGTAGCGGGGTGTTTAGGTTTGGTAGGGGCTATGCATTGGCACATACAATTTGGTTTGATTATAATACTGGAGATGCTACTGTGGAGTACAATGTCTATGTAGCACATTATTAA